CTGGCCAGCATTCAAAATACTAAATACTATCAGTGCAACCTGTAACAGAAAATGAGATGATCGCATAACACAACCCTTAATTTCCCATTGATTTCAATATTATCAATATAAAGAAAAATATTACTTTGTCAAGTTAAAAATATCGACTGCCAACAGACAGTGCTTTCACAAGCTGGAACCCGGTCCATGCTTTTGGAAAATTTGGTTAATTGCTATCTGCTGCGAAATCAAAATGGCAAAATTATATTGCCAAAAGCAAACGCTCTGTTCAACCGCTCAATTTTACTTTTCTGCTTGATTCACAAAAAATAATTACTTATATTGAGGAAGCAAAACCCAAAACAAAGCGCACAAAATCGGAGGAAAAATCAGATGAAACCCATTCATGTCATACTCTATACATTACTCACGCTATTCCTGGTGTTTGTGATTTTCGTATTCGTCATGTTTTTGATTTTTAAAGGTTTATCTCATACAAAACCCAGCGTGGCAAAAAATTCAACGCTCGTCATTTCCCTCAGCGGCGATATCCCCGAATATGTGCCCGCGTCTGAATTTCCAGTTGCCATGAGAAAAAATATCAGCATGAAAGTAATCATGGACGACATCGAAAAAGCCAAAGTCGATGATCGCATCAAAGGAATTTTGTTGCGCGTAAACACTACTTTCATGGGTTGGGCGAAAATTGATGAGCTTCGCGACAACCTCAATGATTTCAAAAGTTCGGGAAAATATGTCATCGCCTATCTGGGAAGTTTTGTCGGCGAGAAAGAATATTACCTGGCATTGGCAGCCGACAGCATTTTCGCCGTACCGCAAAGTTTCATGGAGATGAACGGCCTGATAATCGAATCCATCCATCTGCCGGGAATGCTGGAAAAAATCGGCATCACCGTGGATTATTTTGCCTTTGGCAAATACAAATCACATTCCGGTGAATCGTTCGGCAGAAAAAAACACACCCAGCCGGTTTTGCAAATGCTCAACGATATTCTGGACTGGGAATACGCGCATCTGGTCCGCGGTATCGCTAATAGACTCGGTAAATCAGAGCAGGAAATCAAAGCGACGATTGATCGCGGCTATTTCAACGCAGAAAAATTCCAGGAACTCGGCTGGATCAACGGCTTGCGTTACGAAGATCAGATTGAAGACATGCTCAAAAATTTGAACGGCATCAAAATTGATAAAAAATTGAAAAAAATTTCAGCACAGCGATATGCGGAAATTCCGTTAACATCGCTGGGATTAAATAAGGGCAAAAAACGCATTGCGCTCATCTACTCGCAGGGACTGATTCAGGAAGGCGGGGATACTTTCAGCCCGTTGACCATGGGCATGACTGCCGGTACCGATCCAATGATTCAATCCATCCGTCGCGCCGTGCGATCCCGCTCCGTGAAAGCGATTGTTTTTCGCGTGGATTCTCCCGGCGGCAGTGGTTTGGGCTGCGATCTGGTCTGGCGCGAAATTCAGAAGGCTAAAGAGAAAAAACCAGTTATCGTTTCCATGTCCGACTACGCCGCTTCCGGAGGCTACTGGGTTTCCATGGGCGCCAGTGCCATTGTGGCGCAGCCTTCCACAATGACCGGCTCCATCGGCATCTGGAGCATTTTCCCCAACGTGAGCGGTCTGTACAAGAAATTAGGCTTGAACGAAAGTAACGTAAAGCGCGGCGCTCATGCTGACATGTTCATGGGTTTCAAACATCTGACCGATTACGAAAGAAAACTTTACCGCGACAATCTCTATCAGAGTTACGTTGATTTTGTGACCAAAGCGGCAGAATCGCGCGGGATGACTTTTGAACAAATGGAGCCAATTGCGCAGGGCAGAACCTGGATGGGCGAAAAAGCAAAAGAATTGGGACTTGTCGATGAATTGGGCGGATTGGACAAAGCCATTGAAGTCGCCCGAGAAAAAGCGGGCATCGACTCCACGGAAAAAGTGAAGATTGTGGTTTATGCCATCAAAAAACCGTGGTTTGAGAAAATTTTTCCGTCAGCAGTTTTGGCATTTTTCCGTAATTCAAAAGATAAACTCAATTTGCAATCGATTTACGAATCTTTGCAAAAAATCAGACGACCGCTGCTGTGGCCGCTGCTGCCGTATCAGATTATTTTGCATTAAAATTGGTGTTTATGGCTTAAAGAAAGAATCATGAAATATTCAGAAAAAATAAAACAACTTTTCCGGCTCGGGGACGTAAACGAACTGAATAGTACAAAAGTTTACGATGAAATACATTTTGAGCAGTCGGACGTTCCGGAACTGATTCGCTTGGGCACGGACACGTCTTTGCTCAGCGGGAATCCGGATGACGCCCCAAACTGGGCGCCGGTGCACGCCTGGCACATTTTAGCAAAAATGGACGCTACAGAAGCAATTGACAATTTAATTGAACTTTTCCATCGCTTGGAAAATAACCACCACATTGACGAAGAATTGCCGGAAATTTTCGCCCAATTCGGCGCATCGGCTTTGTCGGCGCTGGAGAAATATCTTAAAAAATCCAATCGCGGAAACGGCGCCCAAATTACGGCTGCGGCGTGCGTCAAAGAAATCGGCAAGTGGCACGTGAACTTGCGGAAGAAGTGCATCGATTTACTGACCGGGCAATTAGAAAAATATGAAGAGAACAATCCCGAATTCAATGGGTTCCTGGTTTGGTATTTGACAGACTTGCAGGCGAAAAAATCGTTCTCAATTATCAAAGAAGCATTTGCGCGCAATTGCGTGGACAAAACGCTTGTCGGCGATATGAGCAACGTCGAGTATCAACTGAAATTGACGGACAAAGTGCCGCGAGTACAGATTTTCGCGGAAGAGTTCTTCGACGAAGACGATGCCGGTGAAAAAAAATTATAAAATCATGAAACACACTAAAGGCTCCAACCCACAGAGTAAAATTTAATGCTCTAATAGTCAAAGAGAAAAAACTTCGTGGTATCGGAGCTTGGCCCTTTTCAATCACAACATGGGAGATATTTCAAATGAAAAAAGCTTTCGTGCTGCTAATGATTTTCACGCTCATTGCGATTCCTCAACTTTTTGCTCAGTTCGATGTTGGGCTGAATTTAACGGCTGTATCGCCTGAATCAGGTTTCAAAGAAAATGTCGATCGCCTCGGCTGGGGTCTGTCCGGAAAATTCGCTGTGAAATTAAGTCAAACGCCATTTTACGCCGGTCTCACAGTTGGCGGCGCAAATTACGGATCCACAACCTATCAGGATTACATAATCACCCCGTTGGTGCCGGTGGACGTGAAAACGACGAACAACATTTTGTTCGCTGATTTGCTGTTGCAAGCGCGAACTAACCTCGGTTTTCTCCAGCCCTACGTGGAGGGCATGGTCGGTTTCAATTATTTATGGACGGAAACAAAAATCAAAGAATTGGAAAATTATGATGACGACATCGCCAGCCACACAAATTTCGATGATTTTGCTTTTAATTATGGCCTTGGTTTTGGCACTTTGATTAAATTAAAAAGCGGCATCGGCATGGATGATCAAAATAACCAGAAAAAAGGCACTATTTTTCTCGATCTAAAAGTTCGCTACATGTTCGGCGGCGAAGCTGAGTATCTCAAAGAAGGCTCCCTCACTGTGGACGACAACAAAAAAGTCCACTACGATATTCACAAATCAGACACAGATTTCATATCTTATCATGTAGGAGTCCTATTCAGTATTTACTAAATTAGCACTTTCACCCTTCTGAAAAAGCGGAGATTTGCTCGTTGAAAAATAAAATCTTCATTGCACTTTCCGGAAACATTGGCTGCGGCAAAACGACCGCGGCAAAAATTATCAGCCAGAAATTTGGTTTCGAGCTGTTTGACGAACCGGTCATTGACAATCGTTTTCTTAAACTTTACTACGAAAATATGAATCGCTGGAGTTTCACGCTGCAGATGGAATTTCTCATTCGCCGCGTAGAACACCACGAACTCATCGATACTGTGCCCAAGTCGTGCGTGCAGGATCGCTCGCTGTACGAAGATCCGGAAATTTTTGCTAAATATTTGCACGGGTTAGGGCACATGAGCCACGATGAGCTCAATCTTTATTTTGAATATTTCGAACGCTTGAACAGCCGCCTCATCAAACCGGATTTGATCATTTATTTGCAGGTTGACAACGTCAATGTGCTCCTCAAACGAATCCGCAAGCGCGGCAGAAAAGAGGAACAGGGAATCACTGCGGAATTTTTAGAGGGACTCGGCGGATATTACATGACTTTCCCGCAAGTCTGCAAAAATAAATACAAAGTGCCTGTGTTGACTTTCAATGTCACCGAAACCGACATCCGAA
This window of the Calditrichota bacterium genome carries:
- the sppA gene encoding signal peptide peptidase SppA; this translates as MKPIHVILYTLLTLFLVFVIFVFVMFLIFKGLSHTKPSVAKNSTLVISLSGDIPEYVPASEFPVAMRKNISMKVIMDDIEKAKVDDRIKGILLRVNTTFMGWAKIDELRDNLNDFKSSGKYVIAYLGSFVGEKEYYLALAADSIFAVPQSFMEMNGLIIESIHLPGMLEKIGITVDYFAFGKYKSHSGESFGRKKHTQPVLQMLNDILDWEYAHLVRGIANRLGKSEQEIKATIDRGYFNAEKFQELGWINGLRYEDQIEDMLKNLNGIKIDKKLKKISAQRYAEIPLTSLGLNKGKKRIALIYSQGLIQEGGDTFSPLTMGMTAGTDPMIQSIRRAVRSRSVKAIVFRVDSPGGSGLGCDLVWREIQKAKEKKPVIVSMSDYAASGGYWVSMGASAIVAQPSTMTGSIGIWSIFPNVSGLYKKLGLNESNVKRGAHADMFMGFKHLTDYERKLYRDNLYQSYVDFVTKAAESRGMTFEQMEPIAQGRTWMGEKAKELGLVDELGGLDKAIEVAREKAGIDSTEKVKIVVYAIKKPWFEKIFPSAVLAFFRNSKDKLNLQSIYESLQKIRRPLLWPLLPYQIILH
- a CDS encoding deoxynucleoside kinase, which encodes MCSLKNKIFIALSGNIGCGKTTAAKIISQKFGFELFDEPVIDNRFLKLYYENMNRWSFTLQMEFLIRRVEHHELIDTVPKSCVQDRSLYEDPEIFAKYLHGLGHMSHDELNLYFEYFERLNSRLIKPDLIIYLQVDNVNVLLKRIRKRGRKEEQGITAEFLEGLGGYYMTFPQVCKNKYKVPVLTFNVTETDIRKNAGKEEFLAKVEQALK